One Pseudomonadota bacterium genomic window, GGGTGCTGGGCAGATTTCGGCATCCCACCTTGTTCGCGGCTCTGATGGCGCTGGTCGGGCTCGGGGCGTGGAGCTTCGGCTCCAGCTTGTTGGTTGGATCCACACAGGAACCGGCGGCGATCGATGCACCAGCGGTCACTGTTGAACGGAGTCGTACCGCCTCGCCTGCTGCGGAAAGCGTGTCTGCGTTCGGGCGAGCCCACCAGGGTGCCGAACGGGTGGTGCCAGCTGCTGCTTCGGCTCGGATTGCAGCGCGGCTGGCGGCTGCGAACGCCGATCCTGGTGGCGCCGAGCAGGCGATGCCGCGGCCTCTGCAGGATGCTGCCACTCCAGTCGCATCACCCGCCGGGCGAGCAGACCCGCACCCGAAGCCTGTGTCCACGATGTCTCAAAGCGGGGGTAGAGCGCATTCGCTCAAGTCGGTTGCGCACAAGCTCGTCCCGCGCGTTGGGCAGCGATCCCGTGACCGTTCGCGCGCTCCCATACCGAGCAGAATCGATTCGAGCCGCCGTGTCGATTCGAGCCGCCGTGTCGATTCGAGCCGCGGTGCCGATTCGAGCCGCGGTGCCGATTCGAGGCGCCGTGTCGATTCGAGGCGCCGTGTCGATTCGAGGCGCCGTGTCGATTCGAGCCGCGGTGCCGCAACCCGGCGAGGGGCCGCGCGCTCCGCTCCGCGCCGTGGGGCAACGCCCGAGAATCCTCCGATTCCCGAAATTCGTTCCGACTGGTAATCGTCTCTTGGACGGGCCCCTAGATCTGAGCGCCAGCCCGAATCCTGGCATGGTGTAGAAACTCAGCCAGTCGCGAGGCGACATAGTTGATTAGATGCAGATCGTCCTTGCTAAAGCGCTCCGCGTCCAGACGGTTCAGCAACTGGAGCATCCCGAGCAGGTGACCTTCGTGGACTACCGGGCACAATAGCATGCTGCGCACCTCGAGCCCCGGGCGTCCATCGAGCTCCTCGCGGTAGCGACTGTCTTCGGCCGGAGACAGGACGGTCGAGGGCTTTCCACCGACCCGTGCCGAGGCCCCGGCAATTCCGGCGCCCAGTGGGATCGTGCGTCCCTGCAGCTGCTCGGCTTCGGGGCCCTCGGCGACAACCACCCGAAGCTCGTCCGTGTTGATGTCGTAGAGGCTGGCGGTTGTGGCGATCGCGGGGATGGTCTTGCGCAACATCTTCACCACGAACTGCAGCGCATCCCGCGGGGTAGCGATGAACGCGAGCTCCTGCAGCGCTTCGAACGCTTCGGCTAGACGCTCGTCTTGGCCGGGCTGCGCCAGCGGTGTCTTGCGCCTGCGCGGTCCGGGGAAGCTCAGCCGGGCCTGCCCGTGCCAGTCCTTCCACTGCAGCATGATGATCGGCGGGCGCTCCGGTCGCTGGCTCCAGCGATGGTCGAAGGCCGCCAGATTGATGAATTTGCCGCGCGGCGCGGCTTCCAGCTCGCCCTGAAGCCGTCGCAGCTGGCCCTGCAAGAACTCCTCGGCAGCGACGAGGTCGATTTCGTCCGCGACGTAGTAGCTGCGTTCCCGGTACGTGAGCGGGTTTTCCTTGGTCGGTTGCTCCTCGCGTGACAGGATCACATCGAAGCCCTCCGTCGCAACTCGCCCGGGCTGCGGGCCTTCCAGAGGCTGTGCCGGCGCTGCCGGGGAGGTCTCGACGGGCAGCGCGATCTCGATATCGAAGAGCTCAGCCTCGTCGGGCGGCGGCTGAGCTGCTGCGTCTGGCGCTGGCACTCTTCCGCCGCCGGCTTGCTCGGGCACCTCCGGCGGAGGTGGCTCGGCATGTGGGGAGGCGGGCGTTTGCAGCGCCAGCGTTGCGGGCGCCGCCCGGGAAGTCTCGGCGCTCTGCGCGGGTTGTTCCTCGTCGTCAGGGGTTTCGGCCAGCGCTACCTCGACCAGCAGCTCGTCGTCGCCGGGGGCACTGACAGCTTCTTCCTCGGGCACCGTCTCCGGGCGGAGCTCCTGCCTGGCCTCGGCTCCTGCCCTCTCGGCTGTGGCGACCCCGGCTGTGGCGACCTCGGCTAGGGCGGTCGCGGTCTTGGCGACCTCGGTCTTGGCGACCTCGGCTCTGGCGACCTCGGTCTTGGCGACCTCGGCTAGGGCGGTCTCGGCCGCAGCTGGCGATGTAGCCGGCATCACGTCAACGCGCTGACGGCTTGCGGGATCGAGCACGGCCACAGCGCCTGTGGATTCCAGCACACAGGTTGCGCCGTAGGGAAAGGCTGCTGATTGGCCAAGCTGCCGGCGGCCCTGCAGCAGCGCCGCCATCCAGTGTTCTGCCTCCACCGCGCATGTTTGCGGGGGATGTCGTGAGGAGATCGTCTCGAGTCTCCAGCTTCTTGATGACGTCACGTGCTGTGCCTTGCCATGGGTCGCGTCAACGATCAAGAACAGACAGGCTCGAGTCGAGCAGAGTTGCCCGAGTCGAGCCCCGGGTTTGCCCGCCCGACCGGGCAGGGCTAGCATCCTCGGACGGCCCCGCTGCGCTTGCCGCTCAGAGGGGACCGTAGTAGCTGGGGCGGTCGATCGGGACACGGATGATGCCTCTGGCGGTGGCTGTGGGGGATCCGGCCGGTGTCGGGCCGGAGGTTTCCGTGCGGGCTGCGCGAGCCGTGGCCGCGTCGGAGCGTGTCGTTCTTTTCGGTGACGCCTCCAGGCTGAAGATGCTCGCGCTGCGTGCAGGCTTCACCCCGAGTCAGATAAGATACTTCGAACCCAGCTCGCCGTTCCAGCTGGTGAAAGGAACCCTGGGGCTGGCGGATACCGGCGCAGTGAGCGAAGCCACCGTGCGATTGCGCCGCCCCAGCGTGGATGGAGGCCGCGCCCAGCTGGCCGCGCTCGACGCCGCGCTGCATGCGATCGTGCAGGGAAGGGCTCGAGCCCTGGTTACGGGCCCGGTGAGCAAGGAGGCGGTCAGCTACGTCAAACCCGGGTTCTCGGGTCACACCGAGTACCTGGCGCAGGTTTCAGGCTTGGCTCCCGACGCGGTAACCATGATGTTCCTCGGACGTCGCCTGAGACTGGCGCTGGCTACGACCCACCTGCGGCTGGCCGATGTGCCCCGACAGGTTCGGGGCACCCGTGTTGCTCGTAGCGTGCGTCATCTGGCCCGCGCGCTGCGAGCTCTGGGCGTCGGACGCAGGGGGCCGGTGACGATCGCGGTCACCGGTGTGAATCCCCACGCAGGGGAGGGCGGCCTGCTCGGAACCGAGGAGGCGGAAGTCGTCGTGCCGGTGCTTGAGCAGCTACGCGGAGAACCCGAGGAGGCCATACCGGGTCTGGAGCTCATCGGACCGCTTCCAGCAGAGGCAGCGTTGCGTCTGGCTGCTTCGAGAGCGGTCGATGGCGTGGTCGCCATGTTCCACGACCAGGCCACCATCGCTTCCAAGCTGCTCGACTGGGCCCGGGCGGTCAACGTGACCTGGGGCCTGCCCTTTGTTCGAACGAGCGTGGATCACGGAGTGGCGTATCAGGCATCGGCCTGCGGCGAGGTCCATCCCGGCAGCATGACAGCCGCGTTGCGCATGGCCGCTCGACTTGCCCGCGACAGAGGTCGCCCCGAGCTCCGACTCCCCGCGTCCGGCACGGCGACCGATCCTGCGGTCGAGCGCGTGCCGCGCAGTGCCCAGCCGGGCGATCCGAGGGGCGCTGGGTGATGCCGCCCAGCCGCGCGCAGGGGTCGGCCGTGAGCGGTCAGCTCGTCGTTCGCGGCGCTCGCGAGCACAACCTCAAGAACATCGACCTGAGCCTCCCGCGCGATCGCCTGGTCGTCATCACCGGGCCGAGCGGATCGGGCA contains:
- a CDS encoding GAF domain-containing protein, coding for MAALLQGRRQLGQSAAFPYGATCVLESTGAVAVLDPASRQRVDVMPATSPAAAETALAEVAKTEVARAEVAKTEVAKTATALAEVATAGVATAERAGAEARQELRPETVPEEEAVSAPGDDELLVEVALAETPDDEEQPAQSAETSRAAPATLALQTPASPHAEPPPPEVPEQAGGGRVPAPDAAAQPPPDEAELFDIEIALPVETSPAAPAQPLEGPQPGRVATEGFDVILSREEQPTKENPLTYRERSYYVADEIDLVAAEEFLQGQLRRLQGELEAAPRGKFINLAAFDHRWSQRPERPPIIMLQWKDWHGQARLSFPGPRRRKTPLAQPGQDERLAEAFEALQELAFIATPRDALQFVVKMLRKTIPAIATTASLYDINTDELRVVVAEGPEAEQLQGRTIPLGAGIAGASARVGGKPSTVLSPAEDSRYREELDGRPGLEVRSMLLCPVVHEGHLLGMLQLLNRLDAERFSKDDLHLINYVASRLAEFLHHARIRAGAQI
- a CDS encoding 4-hydroxythreonine-4-phosphate dehydrogenase PdxA is translated as MMPLAVAVGDPAGVGPEVSVRAARAVAASERVVLFGDASRLKMLALRAGFTPSQIRYFEPSSPFQLVKGTLGLADTGAVSEATVRLRRPSVDGGRAQLAALDAALHAIVQGRARALVTGPVSKEAVSYVKPGFSGHTEYLAQVSGLAPDAVTMMFLGRRLRLALATTHLRLADVPRQVRGTRVARSVRHLARALRALGVGRRGPVTIAVTGVNPHAGEGGLLGTEEAEVVVPVLEQLRGEPEEAIPGLELIGPLPAEAALRLAASRAVDGVVAMFHDQATIASKLLDWARAVNVTWGLPFVRTSVDHGVAYQASACGEVHPGSMTAALRMAARLARDRGRPELRLPASGTATDPAVERVPRSAQPGDPRGAG